Proteins found in one Nocardia brasiliensis ATCC 700358 genomic segment:
- a CDS encoding NAD(P)(+) transhydrogenase (Re/Si-specific) subunit beta, which produces MTYLVNGLYIIAFGMFIYGLMGLTGPKTAVRGNLIAAVGMFIAVVATLISVRHTSNWILIIAGLVVGIALGVPPAQFTKMTAMPQLVAAFNGVGGGTVALIAWSEFINSRGFSHFDEEPTVHIVIGSLFAAIIGSVSFWGSLIAFGKLQEILPGRPIGLGKLQQPLNLLLLLGAIAAAVVIGVGATNDGVSQLWMIAVLVLAGVLGLAVVLPIGGADMPVVISLLNALTGLSAAAAGLALNNTAMIVAGMIVGASGTILTNLMAKAMNRSIPAIVAGGFGGGGTAPGAAGDGENKQAKATSAADAAIQMAYANQVIVVPGYGMAVAQAQHAVKEMAALLEAKGVEVKYAIHPVAGRMPGHMNVLLAEAEVSYDALKEMDDINGEFGRTDVALVIGANDVTNPAAREDASSPIYGMPVLNVDQAKSVIVLKRSMNSGFAGIDNPLFYADHTSMLFGDAKKSVGAVTEELKAL; this is translated from the coding sequence GTGACCTACCTGGTCAACGGCCTCTACATCATCGCGTTCGGCATGTTTATTTACGGTCTGATGGGCCTGACCGGTCCCAAGACCGCGGTGCGCGGCAACCTGATCGCCGCCGTCGGCATGTTCATCGCCGTGGTCGCCACCCTGATCTCGGTGCGCCACACCAGCAATTGGATCCTGATCATCGCCGGACTGGTGGTCGGCATCGCGCTCGGCGTGCCGCCCGCGCAGTTCACCAAGATGACTGCCATGCCGCAGCTGGTCGCCGCGTTCAACGGCGTCGGCGGTGGCACGGTGGCGCTCATCGCGTGGTCGGAATTCATCAACAGCCGAGGCTTTTCGCACTTCGACGAAGAGCCGACGGTGCACATCGTCATCGGTTCGCTGTTCGCGGCGATCATCGGCTCGGTCTCGTTCTGGGGCTCGCTGATCGCGTTCGGCAAACTCCAGGAGATCCTGCCCGGCCGCCCGATCGGTCTCGGCAAGCTGCAGCAGCCGTTGAATCTGCTGCTGCTCCTGGGCGCGATCGCGGCCGCCGTCGTGATCGGCGTCGGCGCCACCAATGACGGTGTGTCCCAACTGTGGATGATCGCGGTCCTGGTGCTGGCCGGTGTGCTCGGCCTCGCCGTGGTGCTGCCGATCGGCGGCGCGGATATGCCGGTGGTCATCTCGCTGCTCAACGCGCTGACCGGATTGTCGGCCGCCGCAGCGGGTCTGGCGCTGAACAACACCGCCATGATCGTCGCGGGCATGATCGTCGGCGCGTCCGGCACCATCCTCACCAACCTGATGGCCAAGGCGATGAACCGGTCCATTCCGGCGATCGTCGCGGGCGGATTCGGCGGCGGCGGAACAGCTCCCGGCGCCGCCGGCGACGGTGAGAACAAGCAGGCCAAGGCCACCTCGGCGGCGGACGCCGCGATTCAGATGGCCTACGCCAATCAGGTGATCGTGGTCCCCGGCTACGGCATGGCCGTCGCCCAGGCCCAGCACGCGGTCAAGGAGATGGCGGCGCTGCTCGAAGCCAAGGGCGTCGAGGTCAAATACGCCATCCACCCGGTCGCGGGCCGCATGCCCGGTCACATGAACGTGCTGCTGGCCGAGGCCGAGGTCTCCTACGACGCGCTCAAGGAAATGGACGACATCAACGGCGAATTCGGCCGCACCGACGTCGCCCTGGTGATCGGCGCCAACGACGTCACCAACCCCGCGGCGCGCGAGGACGCCAGCAGCCCGATCTACGGCATGCCCGTCCTCAACGTCGACCAGGCCAAGAGCGTCATCGTGCTCAAGCGCTCGATGAACTCCGGCTTCGCGGGTATCGACAACCCGCTGTTCTACGCCGATCACACCTCGATGCTGTTCGGCGACGCCAAGAAGTCCGTCGGTGCGGTCACCGAGGAACTGAAGGCGCTGTAG
- a CDS encoding DUF5925 domain-containing protein: MLGVSARNEPLRLIDPSEPSVDLAERLPWTVAVDSAYSTRDAIDALAVSPFLRGDQPCARTAHLERIKPDALLRPEHGRVVRSTQDDDSGAALVVGAGWSLRAVRWSGGSAMVEVTAVTDELATTVLAEAIRDAAAQPEIGETIEMGFWHMHSHGPQRRGRTITAPTWPEIRGNYAADVAGALDRLMALTAADVRGRLVLLHGPPGTGKTTALRALARAWGPWCQFDCVLDPEVMFAKPGYLMDVAAGIEGDEDTKRWRMLVLEDCDELIRGEARETAGQGLSRLLNLTDGMLGQGRDVLVAITTNEDLTRLHPAVTRPGRCLAQLEVGRLSPAESAAWLARERRPDTPAAASCPDGATLAELVALRDGDTKIQSVPADPVNPGLYL; the protein is encoded by the coding sequence ATGCTCGGAGTGTCCGCACGTAACGAGCCCCTTCGGTTGATCGACCCGAGTGAGCCCTCGGTCGATCTCGCCGAGCGGCTGCCGTGGACTGTCGCGGTCGACTCCGCCTATTCGACGCGCGACGCGATCGATGCGCTGGCGGTGAGTCCCTTCCTGCGCGGTGATCAGCCGTGTGCGCGCACCGCGCATCTGGAGCGGATCAAGCCCGACGCCCTGCTGCGGCCGGAGCACGGCCGGGTGGTGCGCTCGACGCAGGACGACGACAGCGGTGCCGCGCTGGTCGTCGGAGCGGGTTGGTCGCTGCGCGCGGTCCGGTGGTCGGGTGGCTCGGCGATGGTCGAGGTCACCGCCGTCACCGACGAACTCGCGACGACGGTGCTCGCGGAGGCCATCCGCGATGCGGCCGCGCAGCCGGAGATCGGCGAGACCATCGAAATGGGCTTCTGGCATATGCACAGCCACGGCCCCCAGCGGCGTGGCCGCACCATCACCGCGCCGACCTGGCCGGAAATCCGTGGCAACTATGCCGCCGACGTGGCGGGCGCGCTGGACCGGCTGATGGCGTTGACCGCCGCGGACGTGCGCGGCCGGCTCGTGCTGCTGCACGGGCCGCCGGGCACCGGGAAGACCACCGCGCTGCGTGCGCTCGCGCGCGCGTGGGGGCCGTGGTGCCAGTTCGACTGCGTGCTCGACCCGGAGGTGATGTTCGCCAAGCCTGGCTATCTGATGGATGTCGCGGCGGGCATCGAGGGCGACGAGGACACCAAGCGCTGGCGCATGCTGGTGCTAGAGGACTGTGACGAACTGATCCGCGGCGAGGCCAGAGAAACTGCGGGACAGGGCCTTTCGCGACTGCTCAACCTGACCGACGGCATGCTCGGCCAAGGCCGGGACGTGCTCGTGGCGATCACCACCAACGAGGACCTGACCCGGCTGCACCCGGCGGTGACCCGCCCCGGGCGGTGCCTGGCGCAGCTCGAGGTCGGGCGGCTCTCGCCCGCCGAATCGGCGGCCTGGCTGGCCCGGGAACGGCGTCCGGACACCCCCGCGGCGGCTTCTTGTCCGGACGGCGCGACGCTGGCGGAACTGGTCGCGTTGCGCGACGGAGACACCAAGATCCAGTCGGTGCCCGCGGATCCGGTCAACCCCGGCCTCTACCTCTGA
- a CDS encoding LppU/SCO3897 family protein: MTTPPNYPYPGQPGGQGYAQPSYPQAQGYPGQPAQPGYGAGYPPPGNGYPSQPGMPQQGMPPQGFPPPQGVPPHGGPPGFPPGAFPPPGPPSRSGGKAKAIIITVVILGVIAVVALIATVGRPDGKKVAVGECAKLSGTTYKAEFAIKECSDPEANYVVAQRIDGSNKNCENKDYASYYETGRNGYTLCLRLNVKEGDCIKSGTLAASTKVACSSAADYKIGRIVRGSADKSACGPKYTEDSTIVYPKPDPMTLCLVEPE, translated from the coding sequence ATGACCACACCACCGAACTATCCATATCCGGGGCAACCCGGCGGCCAGGGCTACGCCCAGCCGAGCTACCCGCAGGCGCAGGGGTATCCGGGTCAGCCGGCACAACCGGGTTACGGAGCAGGCTATCCGCCGCCAGGCAACGGATATCCGTCGCAGCCGGGCATGCCACAGCAGGGTATGCCGCCGCAGGGTTTCCCACCACCGCAAGGCGTTCCACCGCACGGCGGACCGCCCGGGTTCCCGCCCGGCGCCTTCCCGCCACCGGGACCGCCGTCGCGTTCGGGCGGCAAGGCCAAGGCGATCATCATCACCGTCGTCATCCTGGGCGTGATCGCCGTGGTCGCGCTCATCGCCACCGTCGGGCGACCTGACGGCAAGAAGGTCGCCGTCGGCGAGTGCGCGAAACTGTCCGGCACCACCTACAAGGCCGAGTTCGCGATCAAGGAATGCTCCGATCCCGAGGCCAATTACGTGGTGGCACAACGGATCGACGGGTCGAACAAGAACTGCGAGAACAAGGACTACGCCAGCTACTACGAGACCGGTCGCAACGGTTACACGCTGTGCCTGCGTCTCAATGTGAAGGAAGGCGACTGCATCAAGAGCGGCACGCTGGCGGCGAGCACCAAGGTCGCCTGCAGCTCCGCCGCCGACTACAAGATCGGCCGTATCGTGCGGGGCAGCGCGGACAAGTCCGCGTGCGGCCCGAAATACACCGAGGACAGCACCATCGTGTATCCGAAACCGGATCCGATGACGCTCTGCCTGGTGGAACCCGAGTAG
- a CDS encoding MFS transporter, protein MDRTLRLARIAVFTVFGLNGFLLAMWVVHIPAITDRTGIAKSTLGMFILLMAGSGIVGMRIAGPLADRFGSRTLVGTAAVIASVAVLGPGLATGPVTLAIALCCFGFGNGALDVSMNTQAVHVERAYGRPIMSAFHALFSGGGLLGSLLGAATLRAGWDLRMTLALAATGCVLLTAALVPRLLRDSETEPRTVPAAADEQASVDLTSGRAHRRKVLALAAIAFAVLLAEGVAGDWSTLQMREHLGVDQATAALAFGAFSVTMTGGRLAADRVSGAFGRVAVVRYGTLLAALGLTVIMVSPWVPLSLLGWAMAGLGLSGTVPQIFTAAGNLGSATAATDMARVFSLGYLGLLAGPAVIGWLSAAIPLTATFLVPLVAMVVCCAYAGAVAAPQRASEKH, encoded by the coding sequence ATGGATCGCACGCTCCGCCTCGCTCGCATCGCCGTGTTCACGGTGTTCGGGCTGAACGGATTCCTGCTCGCCATGTGGGTGGTGCACATTCCGGCGATCACGGACCGGACCGGTATCGCGAAATCCACACTCGGCATGTTCATCCTGCTGATGGCGGGCTCGGGCATCGTCGGCATGCGGATCGCCGGGCCGCTGGCGGATCGATTCGGCAGCCGGACGCTGGTGGGTACTGCGGCGGTGATCGCCTCGGTGGCGGTGCTCGGTCCCGGGCTGGCCACCGGTCCGGTGACATTGGCGATCGCCCTGTGCTGCTTCGGTTTCGGCAACGGCGCGCTGGACGTTTCCATGAACACCCAAGCGGTACACGTGGAACGCGCCTACGGGCGGCCGATCATGTCGGCCTTCCACGCGCTGTTCTCCGGCGGCGGTCTGCTGGGTTCGCTGCTCGGCGCGGCGACCTTGCGCGCGGGCTGGGATCTGCGAATGACGTTGGCACTGGCCGCGACCGGCTGTGTCCTGTTGACGGCGGCGCTCGTACCGCGCCTGCTCCGGGACAGCGAGACCGAGCCACGGACCGTTCCTGCGGCCGCGGACGAGCAGGCATCCGTCGACCTGACATCTGGACGGGCGCATCGGCGAAAGGTGCTGGCACTGGCCGCGATCGCCTTCGCGGTGCTGCTCGCGGAGGGCGTGGCCGGGGACTGGAGCACGCTGCAGATGCGTGAGCACCTCGGTGTCGACCAGGCCACGGCCGCCCTGGCGTTCGGCGCGTTCTCGGTCACCATGACCGGCGGCAGACTCGCCGCCGACCGGGTGAGCGGGGCGTTCGGCCGGGTGGCGGTGGTCCGTTACGGCACCTTGCTCGCCGCGCTCGGCCTCACCGTCATCATGGTGTCACCGTGGGTGCCGTTGTCGTTGCTCGGCTGGGCCATGGCGGGCCTGGGCCTGTCCGGCACCGTACCGCAGATCTTCACCGCCGCAGGTAATCTCGGCTCCGCGACGGCGGCCACCGATATGGCGCGGGTCTTCAGCCTGGGCTACCTGGGCTTGCTCGCGGGCCCCGCCGTCATCGGCTGGCTCAGCGCAGCCATTCCGCTGACCGCCACCTTCCTGGTCCCGCTGGTGGCCATGGTGGTGTGCTGCGCTTACGCGGGGGCCGTGGCCGCGCCGCAGCGGGCGAGCGAAAAACACTGA
- a CDS encoding NAD(P)H-binding protein, with amino-acid sequence MTHSTDSRPRILVTGGTGKTGSRVAARLTAAGHQVRVGSRTADIPFDWADRDTWPAALTGVHAAYVAFQPDLAVPGAPETLRAFAAVAKRSGVRRLVLLSGRGEPEALECEEIVQQSGLDWTVLRCSFFAQNFSEGAFTEYILAGEVALPNGDVPEPFVHADDIAEVATVALTEHGHAGVVYELTGPRALSFTAAVAQIAEVTGREIAFVPVTRTEFVAALTDYQVPADVVSLLDYLFGTVLDGRNSAITDGVRRALGREPKDFTDYVKEAAASGVWDIQPS; translated from the coding sequence ATGACACACAGCACCGATTCCCGGCCCCGCATCCTCGTCACCGGCGGCACCGGCAAGACCGGCAGCCGGGTCGCCGCGCGACTCACCGCCGCGGGCCACCAGGTCCGGGTCGGCTCCCGCACCGCCGACATTCCCTTCGACTGGGCCGACCGCGACACCTGGCCTGCGGCGTTGACCGGCGTGCACGCCGCCTACGTCGCCTTCCAGCCGGACCTCGCGGTACCGGGCGCCCCCGAGACGCTGCGGGCGTTCGCCGCGGTGGCGAAGCGGAGCGGCGTGCGCAGACTGGTGTTGCTCTCCGGTCGCGGTGAGCCGGAGGCGCTGGAATGCGAGGAGATCGTGCAGCAGTCCGGCCTCGACTGGACCGTGCTGCGCTGTAGCTTCTTCGCCCAGAATTTCAGCGAGGGCGCGTTCACCGAATACATCCTGGCAGGCGAGGTCGCGCTGCCCAACGGTGACGTACCGGAGCCGTTCGTGCACGCCGACGATATCGCCGAGGTCGCCACGGTGGCGCTCACCGAGCACGGGCACGCCGGCGTGGTCTACGAGCTGACCGGGCCGCGCGCCCTGTCCTTCACCGCGGCGGTCGCGCAGATCGCCGAGGTGACGGGGCGCGAGATCGCCTTCGTTCCGGTGACGCGCACGGAATTCGTTGCGGCGCTGACCGATTACCAGGTACCCGCGGATGTGGTGAGCCTGCTCGACTACCTGTTCGGCACGGTGCTGGACGGCCGCAACTCCGCCATCACCGACGGTGTGCGGCGCGCGCTGGGCCGGGAGCCGAAGGACTTCACCGACTATGTGAAGGAAGCAGCCGCGTCGGGCGTCTGGGATATCCAGCCGAGCTGA
- a CDS encoding AraC family transcriptional regulator: MDALASLLEGPRARGAFLMCSMLAPPWSLHIQDEAPLTVVSMVRGGAWIMLGQHAPRQLCEGDIAIFRGPDHYTVADDPATEPQIYIHPGNVTKTADGEILCETLSLGVRQWGTDADGATMMITGTYESAGAASQRLLRALPPVIVLQRGDFDTRLLDILVDEAVKDEPAQGAVLDRLLDMVLIAALRAWFARNDAPAWYHAYSDPLVGKALRLLQHNPAHGWTVAGLAEAVGVSRAALARRFTDLVGEPPMSFLTEWRLALAADLLAESDATIESIARQVGYGSAFALSAAFKRHFGVSPRDHRQGANPAELVSAG; encoded by the coding sequence GTGGATGCGCTCGCCAGTCTGCTCGAAGGTCCCCGTGCCAGAGGCGCGTTCTTGATGTGTTCGATGCTCGCGCCGCCCTGGTCCCTGCACATCCAGGACGAGGCCCCGCTCACCGTGGTGTCGATGGTGCGCGGCGGCGCCTGGATCATGTTGGGCCAGCACGCGCCTCGTCAGCTGTGCGAAGGCGATATCGCGATCTTCCGCGGGCCCGACCACTACACGGTCGCCGACGACCCGGCCACCGAGCCGCAGATCTACATCCACCCCGGCAACGTCACCAAGACCGCCGACGGTGAAATACTCTGCGAGACATTGAGTCTCGGCGTGCGGCAGTGGGGCACCGACGCCGACGGCGCGACCATGATGATCACCGGCACCTACGAGTCGGCGGGCGCGGCCAGCCAGCGGCTGCTGCGCGCGCTGCCGCCGGTGATCGTGTTGCAGCGCGGCGACTTCGACACCCGGCTGCTCGACATCCTGGTCGACGAGGCGGTCAAAGACGAACCCGCGCAAGGGGCGGTACTCGACCGGCTGCTCGACATGGTGCTGATCGCGGCCCTGCGCGCCTGGTTCGCCCGCAACGACGCGCCCGCCTGGTACCACGCCTACAGTGATCCGCTCGTGGGCAAGGCGCTGCGGCTGCTGCAGCACAATCCGGCGCACGGCTGGACGGTGGCCGGCCTGGCCGAGGCGGTCGGGGTGTCCAGGGCCGCGCTGGCCCGGCGCTTCACCGATCTGGTCGGCGAGCCGCCGATGTCCTTCCTCACCGAGTGGCGGCTGGCGCTGGCCGCGGACCTGCTCGCCGAATCCGACGCGACCATCGAGTCCATCGCCCGCCAGGTCGGATACGGCAGCGCGTTCGCCCTCAGTGCCGCGTTCAAACGCCACTTCGGCGTCAGCCCGCGCGACCACCGGCAGGGCGCGAACCCGGCTGAGCTAGTGTCGGCCGGGTGA
- a CDS encoding acyl-CoA thioesterase, which translates to MPTRWADNDHYGHVNNVTYYSYFDTAVNAWLMHATGTDIRELPALGVVAQTSCQYVGSLSFPDRLQVGLRISRLGRSSITYDLAIFREADNDLELAATGTFVHVYVDAESRKPVEIPAVIRTAAAQLTT; encoded by the coding sequence ATGCCGACCCGGTGGGCGGACAACGACCACTACGGGCACGTGAACAACGTGACCTACTACTCGTACTTCGACACCGCGGTGAACGCGTGGTTGATGCACGCCACCGGCACCGATATCCGTGAGCTGCCCGCGCTCGGCGTCGTCGCGCAGACCTCCTGCCAGTACGTCGGCTCGCTCAGCTTCCCCGACCGGCTCCAGGTCGGCCTGCGCATCTCCCGCCTGGGCCGGTCCAGCATCACCTACGATCTCGCCATCTTCCGCGAAGCCGACAACGACCTCGAACTCGCCGCCACGGGCACCTTCGTGCACGTCTACGTGGACGCCGAGAGCCGCAAACCCGTCGAGATCCCCGCCGTGATCCGCACTGCCGCAGCGCAATTGACCACCTGA
- a CDS encoding dihydrolipoamide acetyltransferase family protein, whose product MEDRANEPGSGNVLEFRLPDLGEGLADAELVSWLVGVGDDVALNQTIAEVETAKAVVALPSPFAGRVVELLAEPGETVLVGAPLIRVQSEQAPAQPPQDSAAGETNNGRTAVLVGYGPEGETVSRRRRPAAAANPAPPQGGDTPDSIPEQPAAQLVSSTDPEQSDSRPQLSAGRAAATPAARRLAREIGIDLWFVAGSGPGGAVTVDDVRGAVPVSQPRTTAPRPGPAAVTDPHAGVSRPSAREERVPITGVRKRTAAAMLASARTIPQASTFVTLDCTASVELLDHLRSTKPFAGLTLTPLALVAKSALAALTEFPGINTFWDEPNQEIVTKHYVNLGIAVATDRGLLVPNIKEAQSLSLRDLTREIGWLAETARSGGASPTDLRGGTFTITNVGVFGVDTGVPLVNPGEAAILCLGSIRKRPWVFRDELAVRWVTTLGISFDHRMIDGELASRFLSTTAALLEDPLTLLSRI is encoded by the coding sequence GTGGAAGATCGCGCCAACGAGCCCGGCTCGGGGAACGTCCTGGAATTCCGCCTCCCTGATCTCGGGGAAGGTCTTGCCGACGCCGAACTGGTCTCCTGGCTGGTGGGTGTCGGCGACGACGTGGCACTCAACCAGACGATCGCCGAGGTGGAGACGGCGAAGGCGGTGGTGGCACTGCCTTCGCCGTTCGCCGGGCGGGTGGTCGAGCTGCTCGCGGAACCGGGCGAGACCGTGCTGGTCGGGGCGCCGCTGATCCGCGTGCAGAGTGAGCAAGCGCCGGCGCAGCCGCCGCAGGACAGCGCGGCGGGTGAGACGAACAACGGACGGACCGCGGTGCTCGTGGGCTACGGGCCGGAGGGGGAAACCGTATCCCGGCGGCGCAGGCCTGCCGCCGCGGCGAACCCCGCCCCGCCGCAGGGCGGTGACACGCCCGATTCGATCCCCGAACAGCCTGCGGCGCAGCTGGTTTCGTCGACTGACCCAGAACAGTCCGACAGCAGACCACAACTGTCCGCCGGGCGAGCCGCCGCAACACCCGCGGCGCGCAGGCTCGCTCGCGAGATCGGCATCGATCTGTGGTTCGTCGCGGGTTCCGGACCCGGCGGTGCGGTCACCGTGGACGACGTGCGCGGCGCGGTGCCGGTCTCGCAACCGCGCACGACGGCGCCCAGGCCGGGGCCTGCCGCGGTCACCGACCCGCACGCGGGGGTGAGCCGGCCATCGGCTCGGGAGGAGCGGGTGCCGATCACCGGCGTGCGCAAACGCACCGCCGCGGCCATGTTGGCCAGTGCCCGCACCATTCCGCAGGCCAGCACCTTCGTCACCCTCGATTGCACCGCGTCGGTGGAATTGCTCGACCATCTACGCAGCACGAAACCTTTTGCCGGACTTACCCTCACCCCGCTCGCGCTGGTGGCGAAATCGGCGCTCGCCGCGCTCACCGAATTTCCCGGTATCAATACTTTTTGGGACGAACCGAATCAGGAAATCGTCACCAAGCACTACGTGAATCTCGGGATCGCGGTGGCGACCGACCGCGGCCTGCTGGTACCGAACATCAAAGAAGCACAGTCACTGAGCCTGCGCGACCTGACCCGCGAGATCGGCTGGCTGGCCGAGACCGCCCGATCCGGCGGCGCGAGCCCCACCGACCTGCGCGGCGGCACCTTCACCATCACCAACGTCGGCGTCTTCGGCGTCGACACCGGCGTTCCGCTGGTGAATCCCGGGGAGGCGGCAATCCTGTGCCTGGGGTCGATCCGCAAGCGCCCGTGGGTATTCCGGGACGAACTCGCGGTCCGCTGGGTCACCACCCTGGGCATCAGTTTCGATCACCGGATGATCGACGGCGAATTAGCCTCCCGCTTCCTGTCGACGACCGCCGCCCTACTAGAGGATCCACTAACCCTCCTCAGCCGCATCTGA
- a CDS encoding alpha-ketoacid dehydrogenase subunit beta, which yields MITTFAGALNTGLRRALEDDPKVLLMGEDIGRLGGVFRVTDALQKDFGNNRVVDTPLAESGIVGTAFGMALRGFRPVCEIQFDGFVYPAFDQIVSHVAKIHYRTQGKVIAPITIRIPFGGGIGSVEHHSESPEAYFAHTAGLRVMTPSNPADAYLMIRQAIALDDPVIFFEPKRRYWDKAEVDFLALDRDGDLPLDRARVCTVGGDATVVAYGGTVATALTAAKIAAEEGHALEVIDLRSLSPIDFDTIEESVAKTGRLVITHEAPVFAGLGAEIAARITERCFYHLEAPVLRVGGFDIPYPPAKLEKFHLPDPDRILAAVDRTLAA from the coding sequence ATGATCACCACTTTCGCCGGCGCATTGAACACCGGATTGCGGCGCGCACTGGAGGACGACCCCAAAGTACTGCTCATGGGCGAGGACATCGGGCGGCTGGGCGGGGTGTTCCGGGTGACCGACGCCTTGCAGAAGGACTTCGGCAACAATCGAGTCGTCGACACTCCGCTGGCCGAATCCGGCATCGTGGGAACGGCTTTCGGCATGGCGCTGCGCGGCTTCCGGCCGGTGTGCGAGATCCAGTTCGACGGCTTCGTCTATCCCGCCTTCGATCAGATCGTCTCGCATGTGGCGAAGATCCACTACCGGACGCAGGGAAAGGTGATCGCGCCCATCACGATTCGCATTCCGTTCGGTGGCGGGATCGGTTCGGTGGAGCACCATTCGGAATCGCCGGAAGCCTACTTCGCGCACACCGCCGGGTTGCGCGTGATGACGCCGAGCAACCCCGCCGACGCGTATCTGATGATCCGCCAAGCGATCGCACTGGACGACCCGGTGATCTTCTTCGAGCCGAAGCGGCGCTACTGGGACAAGGCCGAGGTCGATTTCCTCGCTTTGGACCGCGACGGGGATCTACCGCTGGACCGTGCCAGGGTCTGCACCGTAGGCGGCGACGCCACCGTCGTCGCCTACGGCGGCACCGTGGCCACCGCGTTGACGGCCGCGAAAATCGCTGCGGAAGAAGGGCATGCGCTGGAGGTGATCGACCTGCGCAGCCTCTCGCCGATCGATTTCGACACCATTGAGGAGTCGGTGGCCAAGACCGGCAGGCTGGTCATCACGCACGAGGCCCCGGTGTTCGCGGGTCTCGGCGCCGAGATCGCGGCGCGGATCACCGAGCGGTGCTTCTATCACCTGGAGGCGCCGGTGCTGCGCGTCGGCGGATTCGATATCCCGTATCCCCCCGCTAAGCTCGAGAAGTTCCATCTCCCCGATCCCGACCGCATTCTCGCCGCGGTCGATCGAACGCTCGCCGCCTGA
- the pdhA gene encoding pyruvate dehydrogenase (acetyl-transferring) E1 component subunit alpha, translating to MPEKIDYPVQLVQPDGRRVLAREYAALVADIGPDQLRDLYEDMVVTRRIDTEATALQRQGQLGLWAPLLGQEATQVGSARALHPDDYVFCSYREAAVAYCRGVHPTEITRMWRGVAHSCWDPNAVNMTNPNIIVGSQGLHATGYAYAAHLEGAEIATITYFGDGASSQGDIAEALGFAASWSAPVVFLCQNNHWAISEPVRVQSQTPIVRRAYGYGIPGVQVDGNDVLAVLAVTRQAIARARSGGGPSFIEALTYRMGPHTTADDPTRYRSSAETEEWARRDPIDRLRRLLERESLFDNEFQRHVAEHADEVARQVRTSTIDMTDPAPIDLFDHVYATPHALITEERREYAEYLAGDPSDAAARPEGVPS from the coding sequence ATGCCAGAGAAGATCGATTATCCGGTCCAATTGGTCCAGCCCGACGGACGGCGCGTCCTAGCTCGCGAGTACGCCGCTCTGGTCGCCGATATCGGCCCCGATCAACTGCGGGACCTATACGAGGACATGGTCGTCACCCGGCGCATCGACACCGAGGCGACCGCCCTGCAACGCCAGGGACAACTGGGCCTGTGGGCGCCGCTGCTGGGACAGGAAGCCACCCAGGTCGGTTCGGCCCGCGCGCTGCACCCCGACGACTACGTGTTCTGCAGCTACCGCGAGGCGGCCGTCGCCTACTGCCGGGGGGTGCATCCCACCGAGATCACCCGGATGTGGCGCGGTGTCGCGCATTCGTGCTGGGATCCGAACGCGGTCAACATGACCAATCCGAATATCATCGTCGGCTCGCAGGGGCTGCACGCGACGGGTTACGCGTACGCCGCGCATCTGGAAGGCGCGGAGATCGCGACGATCACCTACTTCGGCGACGGCGCGAGCAGCCAGGGCGATATCGCCGAGGCGCTGGGTTTCGCGGCGAGCTGGAGCGCGCCGGTGGTGTTCCTCTGCCAGAACAACCACTGGGCGATCAGCGAACCGGTCCGGGTGCAGAGCCAGACCCCGATCGTGCGCCGCGCCTACGGTTACGGCATTCCGGGCGTGCAGGTCGACGGCAACGACGTGCTCGCGGTGCTGGCGGTGACGCGGCAGGCGATCGCGCGAGCCCGCAGCGGCGGCGGTCCGTCGTTCATCGAGGCGCTCACCTATCGGATGGGTCCGCACACGACCGCCGACGACCCCACCCGCTACCGCTCGTCCGCCGAGACCGAAGAGTGGGCGCGCCGCGATCCGATCGATCGGCTGCGCCGACTGCTCGAACGAGAGTCGTTGTTCGACAACGAGTTCCAGCGCCACGTCGCCGAGCACGCCGACGAGGTGGCCCGGCAGGTGCGCACCTCGACCATCGATATGACCGATCCGGCACCGATCGACCTGTTCGATCACGTCTATGCCACCCCGCATGCGCTCATCACCGAAGAGCGACGGGAATACGCGGAGTATCTGGCTGGCGATCCCAGCGATGCGGCCGCGCGACCGGAAGGAGTCCCTTCATGA